Proteins from a genomic interval of Odontesthes bonariensis isolate fOdoBon6 chromosome 7, fOdoBon6.hap1, whole genome shotgun sequence:
- the slc10a3 gene encoding P3 protein, with protein MRTLFTFCCLFLITVGADRAWTTGNLTVDSSTKTNVTANSNGSRYIKIGDGSSQEFEFPENTNGVIVISSQYRSSAASRKGRQSWKQTVKVCSLDPEVLSILNVTDSGHAGPARSYIISIRSGFPGRAQLQIQLLDLDQDSVPVLIEERMDYSIRVAPGNDDPATRLIQSGGLSHFSENPVLFALLPLIFVNKCAFGCKVEVEVLRGLLKSPVPLLLGVVGQFLVMPLYAYCVSWLASLPTALSLGLVITCSAPGGGGGYLYSLLLGGDVTLAISMTLVSTVVATAAMPLSSALYGRLLGVHAALHVPFVKILGTLLFIAIPISLGMLIKLRLPALTRVLLVLIRPFSLVLMIGGIFMAYQMGASILANVNPQIVAVGVTVPLLGLVVGAVLAKLTGLAPPQRKTVSIEVGVQNSLLALAVMQLSFRRVEADFASQAPFIVALSSTSEMLLIVLGYFVRRRFCGSAVLRSDA; from the coding sequence ATGAGGACGCTATTTACATTCTGTTGTCTTTTCCTTATCACCGTTGGAGCAGACCGGGCGTGGACCACCGGAAACCTGACTGTGGACAGCAGCACCAAGACCAACGTGACGGCCAATAGCAACGGCAGCAGGTACATCAAAATCGGGGACGGATCATCGCAGGAATTTGAGTTTCCTGAAAACACGAACGGTGTAATTGTAATCTCCAGCCAGTACCGGAGCTCCGCAGCCAGCAGAAAGGGCCGTCAGAGCTGGAAGCAGACGGTGAAAGTCTGCTCCCTGGACCCAGAGGTCCTCTCCATTCTTAATGTGACGGACAGCGGCCACGCAGGACCAGCCAGGAGCTACATAATCAGCATCCGCTCCGGGTTCCCGGGCAGGGCTCAGCTTCAgatccagctgctggacctggACCAGGACTCTGTACCGGTTTTGATCGAGGAGAGGATGGATTACTCCATCAGAGTGGCGCCCGGTAACGATGACCCGGCCACCCGGCTCATCCAGTCCGGGGGTCTGTCTCATTTCTCTGAGAACCCCGTGCTGTTTGCTTTGTTGCCCCTCATCTTCGTCAACAAGTGTGCCTTCGGGTgcaaggtggaggtggaggtgctgCGGGGGCTATTGAAGAGCCCTGTGCCTCTGCTCCTTGGGGTGGTGGGTCAGTTCCTGGTGATGCCGTTGTATGCCTACTGTGTGTCCTGGCTGGCCTCGCTGCCCACAGCACTCTCTCTGGGTCTGGTGATCACCTGCTCTGCCCCGGGTGGCGGGGGCGGCTACCTGTACAGCCTGCTGCTTGGAGGGGATGTCACCCTGGCCATCTCTATGACGCTGGTGTCCACCGTGGTGGCCACTGCAGCCATgcctctgtcctcagctctgtATGGTCGGCTGCTTGGCGTGCATGCTGCCCTGCACGTGCCATTTGTGAAGATCCTGGGCACCCTCCTGTTCATTGCCATCCCCATCTCTCTGGGCATGCTGATCAAGCTTCGCCTGCCCGCCCTCACCCGTGTCCTGCTGGTACTCATACGACCCTTCAGTCTCGTGCTCATGATAGGTGGGATCTTCATGGCCTACCAAATGGGCGCATCCATCCTGGCCAATGTCAACCCCCAGATTGTGGCCGTTGGGGTGACGGTGCCTTTGCTGGGCCTGGTGGTCGGGGCTGTCCTGGCTAAGCTGACGGGCCTGGCTCCACCGCAGAGGAAGACTGTCAGCATCGAGGTGGGCGTCCAGAACAGCCTGTTGGCTCTCGCTGTCATGCAGCTGTCCTTCCGCCGGGTGGAGGCGGACTTTGCGTCCCAGGCGCCGTTCATCGTGGCCCTCAGCAGCACCTCTGAGATGCTGCTCATAGTTTTGGGATACTTCGTCCGGCGGAGGTTCTGTGGCTCTGCCGTCCTCAGGAGTGACGCCTGA